In Cicer arietinum cultivar CDC Frontier isolate Library 1 chromosome 7, Cicar.CDCFrontier_v2.0, whole genome shotgun sequence, a single window of DNA contains:
- the LOC101515174 gene encoding ribonuclease 2 — protein sequence MSPLLCILLALVVFAGTLFPTRAADELGRVEGGVGKRQREFDYFALALQWPGTYCQRTQHCCSSNACCRGSNAPAIFTIHGLWPDYNDGTWPACCTKSHFDPKEISTLNDALEQYWPSLSCGSPSSCNGGKGSFWAHEWEKHGTCSSPVFRNEYDYFLTTLNVYFKYNVTRVLNDAGYVPSNTEKYPLGGIISAIENAFHASPQIVCSKGALEELRICFYKDFKPRDCVIGTDTAIDMVTSKGSCPTYVSLPELVSIGRGGLQSWASNDAAI from the exons ATGTCTCCTCTTCTATGCATATTGCTCGCTCTCGTCGTCTTCGCCGGAACACTTTTTCCGACACGTGCCGCCGATGAGTTGGGTCGTGTAGAAGGAGGAGTCGGAAAGCGTCAGAGAGAGTTTGACTATTTCGCTTTGGCTTTACAATGGCCTGGAACTTATTGTCAACGCACACAACATTGTTGTTCCTCTAATGCTTGCTGCAGAGG CTCCAATGCTCCAGCAATATTCACCATAC ATGGACTGTGGCCTGACTATAATGATGGAACGTGGCCAGCATGTTGCACTAAATCTCATTTTGATCCAAAAGAG ATATCGACATTGAATGATGCTTTAGAACAATATTGGCCATCATTGAGCTGTGGCTCACCATCATCATGCAATGGTGGAAAAGGTTCATTTTGGGCTCATGAG TGGG AGAAGCACGGCACATGCTCATCTCCTGTGTTTAGAAATGAATATGATTATTTCTTGACAACGCTTAAtgtttatttcaaatataatgTTACG AGAGTTCTAAATGATGCTGGATATGTTCCGTCAAACACAGAAAAGTATCCCCTCGGAGGCATTATCTCTGCCATTGAGAATGCTTTCCATGCATCCCCTCAAATAGTTTGCTCAAAAGGTGCTTTGGAGGAACTTCGCATATGCTTCTATAAGGACTTCAAG CCACGTGATTGTGTTATTGGAACAGACACTGCAATTGACATGGTTACTTCAAAAGGATCATGTCCTACATATGTCAGCTTGCCAGAACTTGTATCAATAG GGCGTGGCGGGCTTCAGAGTTGGGCGTCTAACGATGCAGCTATTTAA
- the LOC101514851 gene encoding cytochrome b561 and DOMON domain-containing protein At3g07570, producing the protein MKAPLQLLLITFLGTFLRARTETDSCTNNLSIKVPIPFDTTNLHCLSVWDAQGFILRYVQTSANIWSFILSTPDTNSYVAMGFSATGGMVGSSAIVGWVASKGANGGIKQYYLGGVTSNQVVPDKGNLQVIGNSTFISLQSSRLYMVFQLETTEPLSWLILTTGSTGIFPAAPNYSLTKHLDKLSTRIDYLKANLGSSQVNGSSSQGGGSSTQSDSCDSKLNLNVPLPFDTTKLNCLTVWNAQGYILRYTQTASNTWSFILTAPNQNSYIAIGFSPNGGMVSSSAIVGWISSNGASGGMKQYYLAGYAPNQVVPNRGNLQVISNSTLITSQSSRLYMAFQLQTNYPLSRMVFAIGPNGVFPSAPSFGLMQHQDKASINVNYATGSSATGNPYMNLKRSHGVLNILGWGIFIIMGAIVARHFKDWDSFWFNFHVSVQSLGFVLGVIGVISGLILNNQIHVDVNLHKALGIIILILGCLQIMALLARPKKESKVRKHWNLYHRTTGRILIIVAIANIFYGIHLGREGSEWMIAYGIVLALLLSIAFIFETGLWSRD; encoded by the exons ATGAAGGCACCTCTGCAGCTCCTCCTAATTACCTTTCTTGGTACATTCCTCCGTGCAAGGACAGAAACTGACTCGTGTACCAACAATCTGAGTATTAAGGTTCCTATCCCTTTTGATACAACCAACCTTCACTGCCTTTCTGTATGGGATGCCCAAGGTTTCATCCTCAGA TATGTCCAGACTTCTGCAAACATTTGGAGCTTCATTCTCTCAACTCCAGACACAAATTCATACGTAGCTATGGGATTTTCGGCCACCGGTGGCATGGTGGGTTCAAGTGCAATTGTGGGGTGGGTGGCATCTAAAGGAGCCAATGGAGGGATAAAACAGTATTATCTAGGGGGGGTTACCTCAAACCAGGTAGTGCCTGATAAAGGAAACTTGCAGGTTATAGGAAATTCAACATTCATCAGTTTACAATCCTCTCGTCTGTACATGGTGTTTCAGTTAGAAACTACCGAGCCTTTGTCTTGGCTGATACTTACCACTGGATCCACTGGTATATTCCCTGCAGCACCAAATTATTCACTAACAAAACACCTAGACAAGTTGTCCACAAGAATAGACTACTTAAAAG CAAACCTTGGAAGTTCACAAGTGAATGGAAGTTCTTCACAAGGAGGTGGAAGTAGTACACAAAGTGATTCATGTGACTCCAAGCTAAACCTCAATGTTCCTCTCCCATTTGACACAACCAAGCTCAATTGCCTTACTGTTTGGAATGCTCAAGGATACATTCTCAGA TATACTCAAACTGCTTCAAACACATGGAGCTTCATTCTCACAGCTCCAAACCAAAATTCTTACATAGCAATTGGATTCTCTCCCAATGGAGGTATGGTAAGTTCAAGTGCAATTGTTGGGTGGATTTCATCCAATGGAGCTAGTGGAGGCATGAAACAATATTATCTAGCAGGGTATGCACCAAACCAAGTGGTGCCAAATAGAGGAAACTTACAAGTTATCTCCAATTCAACTTTGATTACATCACAATCATCACGTTTGTACATGGCTTTTCAGTTACAAACCAATTATCCTCTGTCTCGAATGGTCTTTGCCATTGGACCTAATGGTGTCTTCCCTTCTGCACCAAGTTTTGGTCTAATGCAGCACCAAGATAAAGCTTCCATTAATGTGAATTACGCCACAG GTTCAAGTGCAACAGGAAATCCATATATGAACCTAAAAAGAAGCCATGGGGTGTTGAATATATTGGGATGGGGTATCTTTATCATAATGGGCGCAATAGTTGCTCGTCACTTCAAGGATTGGGATTCATTTTGGTTTAATTTCCATGTTTCAGTTCAATCATTGGGTTTTGTTCTTGGGGTAATTGGTGTAATTAGTGGGCTTATCCTAAATAATCAAATCCATGTTGATGTTAATCTTCACAAGGCCCTTGGAATCATCATTCTTATTCTTGGTTGCCTCCAG ATAATGGCTCTTCTTGCTCGACCGAAAAAGGAATCAAAAGTGAGAAAGCATTGGAATTTATATCATCGTACTACAGGGAGAATATTAATTATAGTAGCCATAGCCAACATTTTCTATGGAATCCATTTAGGCAGGGAAGGAAGTGAATGGATGATTGCTTATGGAATTGTGCTAGCTCTATTACTATCTATTGCATTCATTTTTGAGACTGGATTATGGAGTAGAGACTAA
- the LOC105851056 gene encoding pentatricopeptide repeat-containing protein At4g38010: MNKGTHSLKWVLLDFIQRCNDLRSFKQIHAQLLTSALVANDLVVTKAANFFGKHVTDIHYPCNFLKQFDWSLSSFPCNLIISGYGAGQLPWDAILIYRWVVSNGFMPDVYTVPAVLKSCAKFSGIAEVRQFHTLAIKTGLWCDIYVQNNVVHVYSICGNNVDAGKVFDEMLVRDVVSWTGLISGYVKAGMFNEAIALFLRMDVEPNVATFVSILGACGKLGCLNLGKGIHGLVSKYPHGKELAVSNTLIDMYMKCESVTDAKRLFHEIPEKDIVSWTSMISGLVQCQFPQESLDLFNEMQGSSFEPDGVILTSVLSACASLGLLDYGRWVHEYIDRNRIKWDVYIGTSLVDMYAKCGCIEMAQHTFDSMPSKNIRTWNAYIGGLAINGHGQEALKQFGYLVESGTRPNEVTFLAVFTACCHCGLVDEGRSYFNQMRSPPYNLSPWLEHYGCMVDLLCRAELVQEAMELIKKMPMPPDVQILGALLSAFNTYGNVGLTPEMLKSLSSFECQESGVYVLLSNLYATNKKWAEVRSVRTLMKEKGISKAPGSSIIRVDGKSHKFLVGDNSHPQSEDIHVLLNILANQNLS, encoded by the coding sequence ATGAATAAGGGTACTCATTCTCTGAAATGGGTTCTCTTGGATTTCATTCAGAGGTGCAATGATTTGAGATCCTTCAAGCAAATCCATGCTCAACTTTTGACATCTGCCCTTGTTGCCAATGACTTGGTTGTCACCAAAGCTGCAAACTTTTTTGGGAAACATGTCACTGATATTCATTACCCTTGCAATTTCTTGAAGCAGTTTGATTGGAGCTTGAGTTCTTTCCCTTGCAATTTGATAATTTCTGGCTATGGTGCTGGCCAGTTACCTTGGGATGCAATATTGATTTATAGATGGGTTGTCAGTAATGGGTTTATGCCTGATGTGTACACTGTCCCAgcagttttgaaatcatgtgctAAGTTTTCTGGTATTGCAGAGGTTAGACAGTTTCATACATTAGCTATTAAGACTGGCTTGTGGTGTGATATTTATGTACAAAACAATGTTGTTCATGTTTATAGCATTTGTGGCAACAACGTTGATGCTGGTAAGGTGTTTGATGAGATGCTTGTGAGAGATGTGGTCTCTTGGACTGGTTTGATATCCGGGTATGTGAAGGCGGGGATGTTCAATGAGGCCATTGCATTGTTTTTGAGAATGGATGTGGAGCCTAATGTGGCAACATTTGTTAGCATTCTTGGAGCATGTGGGAAATTGGGTTGTTTGAATTTAGGGAAGGGGATTCATGGGTTGGTTTCTAAATATCCGCATGGAAAGGAGTTGGCAGTGAGCAATACTTTGATAGATATGTATATGAAGTGCGAGTCTGTGACTGATGCAAAGCGATTGTTCCACGAGATCCCTGAAAAGGACATTGTTTCTTGGACTAGTATGATAAGTGGATTAGTTCAATGCCAGTTTCCACAGGAATCACTTGATTTGTTCAATGAAATGCAGGGTTCAAGTTTTGAGCCTGATGGGGTTATACTAACTAGTGTGCTTTCTGCTTGTGCTAGTCTTGGGTTGCTTGATTATGGCAGATGGGTTCATGAATACATTGATCGTAACCGTATCAAATGGGATGTTTATATAGGAACATCATTGGTTGACATGTATGCAAAATGCGGTTGTATAGAGATGGCGCAACATACCTTTGATTCAATGCCTTCCAAGAATATCCGTACTTGGAATGCCTATATAGGTGGTCTCGCAATAAATGGACATGGGCAAGAAGCATTGAAACAATTTGGATATTTGGTAGAATCTGGTACAAGGCCTAATGAAGTTACATTTCTAGCTGTTTTTACGGCTTGCTGCCATTGTGGCTTGGTTGATGAAGGCCGTAGCTATTTCAATCAGATGAGAAGTCCCCCTTACAATCTTTCTCCCTGGTTAGAGCACTATGGATGTATGGTTGACTTGCTCTGCAGGGCTGAATTGGTGCAGGAAGCTATGGAGTTGATAAAGAAAATGCCCATGCCGCCTGATGTTCAAATCCTAGGAGCTCTTTTGAGCGCCTTCAATACATATGGAAATGTTGGATTAACTCCAGAAATGTTAAAATCACTTTCAAGTTTTGAATGCCAAGAGAGTGGCGTATACGTGCTTCTGTCTAATCTATATGCTACTAATAAGAAATGGGCTGAAGTAAGAAGCGTTAGGACACTGATGAAGGAGAAAGGAATATCCAAGGCTCCAGGTTCTAGCATTATAAGGGTGGATGGTAAGAGTCATAAATTTTTAGTTGGAGATAATAGCCATCCTCAAAGTGAGGATATTCACGTTCTATTAAACATCCTTGCCAATCAAAACCTATCTTGA